In Dyadobacter subterraneus, a single genomic region encodes these proteins:
- a CDS encoding T9SS type A sorting domain-containing protein: protein MKTNIFPSRIYNMLCRFLFLTTIMFSGVTQTFAETTWTGAINSDWNNAGNWSYGLPYPGQEVAIAASRHNPVIAAGVSVNIKAIAVQESALLTIQETASLTLDGSIGSPNSNYFGTSLVNLGEIVNSGSIIISPNTALGWYGINSQGNFTNQASGLISINRSTDTGLFVSAGNFTNKGNIVIGAQAEVGFHGIWNDGNFINSPGGTISIDRSSLRAIVNNSHTFATAGTITIGTNADVGENGIENRADLTIESCGKILLLRGQFYNETAKTTTNNGLVQITNKLVNKGSFTNNGVLEYFAVSGSVSNNQIIIGNTPAPIFTYPDGFTANIQGIFKDAQGTLSAGTLNSQNIFVHDESLPPGIQTLYAKVSLSSGNCPYIVPFTYNTFRSEAPETLTTWTGAISGNWNDAGNWSNGIPNTYSTTIIASTGVAASIGNGIAALAKSVEVQQGATLNIEADASLTLSYLSAYSTPFTFDYTAALNNLGTINNSGKLVSATSAGMYGVVNQGVFNNKPGAEIKIDDVTDTGLYNATGTFTNQASIIIGADASVGYHGIWNDAIFNNNEGSIQIDRSSLSALTNNADATKSIAATFNNLAAITLGAHVSPGNAGIENQSEFNNKTQGMIAIDQSTLYGLYHAAGVFTNDGSILLGSNASIGSSGMTSSANFINRGEILINRVSNFGFAQRSGNFDNYGTIRIGNIGSAGVNGLICDRTSNAVPIPSFFNYTGGAIYIDRTTESAMVAQNFTNTGDIVVGSIESPGLNGIITAWFDNKTGGHIQIDRANEIGIRSAGTFNNSARITIGGQAALGKDGITLLGTFNNLAGGDIHINRTAYIGLNVQSGTFNNTADLTIGDKSATGNWGIVAQGKLNNDGNINIDRAGQYAIYVFNGGFVSNSASIVIGANTSSGTHGIYNWSKFANNAGGDIRINRSTNIGLINFEADFTNDGSISIGDAYDVGVYGLVNRGTFKNNAGSQIHIDRSSDTGLYNYSIGSFENAGALTIGASAAVGVHGIFNETIFKNNEGGQIKIDRTALAALRNFNGTFSNFASIILGDQASLGTYGIRNQATFDNNSAGQIMVNNAAQGIFAEEKTFTNHGTVTIGQTTAIADLITQQGTGIFSNSDGGILKGTGAVAGNALQHAGGTLSPGYSPGIITFTGDQDFTSSIMDFEISGPGTPGVNFDQIIVNGTATLGGTLNLSSAYVPDKNDEIILLSATSISGTFGMVSGQSEKWQIIYTENTVKLRYFDPLPVTLINFTTRAFRRTVRLDWQTTSETNNSGFYIERSINARQWEEIGFLKGNGTAMGIRSYMFDDNSPKGGINYYRLRQVDLDGTMEYSHISACKVSKTSDELVIWADASRTAHIITDSPIQRVTVMSLSGQVIARSSESTTLDLSGGPSGIVLIQVWTEGEVITRKVILQ from the coding sequence ATGAAAACAAATATATTTCCTTCCCGCATTTATAACATGCTCTGCCGGTTTCTGTTTTTAACAACAATAATGTTTTCGGGTGTAACCCAAACTTTTGCAGAAACTACATGGACCGGCGCTATCAACTCAGACTGGAATAATGCGGGAAACTGGTCTTACGGATTGCCCTATCCCGGTCAGGAAGTAGCCATTGCTGCCAGCCGTCATAATCCGGTTATTGCCGCTGGCGTCTCGGTAAATATAAAAGCCATAGCTGTACAGGAATCAGCCTTGCTGACCATTCAGGAAACAGCCAGTCTGACCTTGGATGGTTCAATAGGCTCTCCTAACTCTAATTATTTCGGCACATCACTCGTCAATTTAGGAGAAATTGTAAATAGCGGATCAATTATAATCAGTCCAAACACCGCACTTGGATGGTATGGAATTAATAGTCAGGGCAATTTCACCAATCAGGCGTCAGGTTTGATCAGCATTAATCGCTCTACCGACACAGGGCTGTTTGTTTCCGCCGGCAACTTTACTAATAAAGGAAATATCGTTATCGGCGCGCAGGCGGAAGTCGGGTTTCATGGAATATGGAACGATGGAAATTTCATTAACAGCCCGGGAGGAACGATCAGCATTGACCGTTCTTCGCTCAGGGCCATTGTCAACAATAGCCATACCTTCGCGACAGCTGGTACCATTACAATCGGCACAAACGCTGATGTAGGCGAAAACGGTATTGAAAACAGGGCAGACCTGACAATTGAATCCTGCGGAAAAATACTCTTGCTGAGGGGACAATTTTATAATGAAACAGCAAAAACCACGACTAATAACGGCTTGGTTCAGATCACAAACAAACTGGTAAATAAAGGTTCTTTTACCAATAACGGGGTGCTCGAATATTTTGCAGTGAGCGGGAGTGTTTCCAATAACCAGATCATCATAGGAAACACTCCGGCACCCATTTTTACTTATCCTGACGGATTTACCGCGAATATTCAAGGCATATTCAAAGATGCTCAGGGCACACTCTCCGCCGGAACTTTAAACAGTCAAAATATATTTGTCCATGACGAATCTTTACCGCCGGGAATTCAAACACTTTATGCGAAAGTCAGTCTTTCGAGCGGAAATTGCCCATACATTGTTCCATTTACTTATAATACTTTTCGCTCCGAAGCACCTGAAACATTGACTACCTGGACAGGTGCAATCAGCGGTAACTGGAATGATGCTGGAAACTGGTCAAATGGTATTCCTAACACCTATTCGACGACAATTATTGCGAGTACAGGAGTGGCAGCTTCCATCGGCAACGGGATTGCGGCACTGGCAAAATCCGTAGAGGTGCAGCAAGGTGCAACGTTGAATATAGAAGCAGATGCTAGTCTGACGCTTTCATATCTGTCAGCATATTCTACACCGTTTACATTTGATTACACCGCAGCACTCAATAATCTGGGAACTATCAATAATTCAGGAAAACTTGTCAGCGCTACCTCCGCAGGAATGTACGGCGTTGTCAATCAAGGTGTTTTCAATAACAAACCGGGCGCAGAAATTAAGATAGATGACGTGACAGATACCGGATTGTACAATGCCACCGGCACATTTACCAACCAGGCTTCCATTATCATCGGTGCCGATGCTAGTGTTGGATATCACGGAATCTGGAACGATGCAATTTTCAATAATAATGAAGGCAGTATACAGATTGACCGCTCCTCATTGAGCGCTTTAACGAACAATGCCGATGCCACTAAATCCATAGCCGCAACTTTTAATAACCTTGCTGCAATTACGCTGGGGGCTCATGTAAGCCCGGGAAATGCCGGGATCGAAAATCAGTCAGAATTTAATAATAAAACACAGGGTATGATTGCAATTGATCAGTCCACTCTGTACGGGTTGTACCATGCGGCAGGTGTTTTTACAAACGATGGCTCCATTTTGCTTGGTTCGAATGCATCAATTGGCAGCTCGGGGATGACAAGCAGCGCTAATTTCATCAACCGGGGAGAAATCCTGATTAATCGGGTTAGCAATTTTGGCTTTGCACAAAGATCAGGCAACTTCGACAATTACGGGACGATCAGGATCGGAAATATTGGCTCCGCGGGTGTGAATGGCCTGATCTGCGACAGAACGTCAAATGCTGTTCCCATACCGTCATTTTTCAACTATACAGGTGGAGCTATATATATTGATCGTACCACCGAGTCGGCAATGGTTGCTCAAAATTTTACGAATACAGGAGATATCGTTGTAGGATCAATCGAAAGTCCCGGCCTTAACGGGATTATTACTGCTTGGTTTGATAATAAAACCGGTGGTCATATTCAGATAGATCGTGCTAATGAAATTGGAATACGGAGTGCCGGAACATTTAATAATTCAGCAAGGATCACAATCGGCGGACAAGCGGCGCTGGGAAAGGACGGCATTACATTGCTCGGAACTTTCAATAATCTGGCTGGCGGCGATATTCATATCAACCGCACCGCCTACATTGGATTAAATGTCCAGAGTGGAACTTTCAACAACACGGCAGACCTGACAATAGGCGATAAAAGTGCTACCGGAAATTGGGGAATTGTGGCGCAGGGAAAACTCAACAATGATGGTAATATTAATATTGACAGAGCGGGTCAGTACGCGATCTATGTATTCAACGGGGGATTTGTCTCCAACTCGGCCTCTATCGTCATTGGAGCCAATACGTCATCCGGAACTCATGGCATTTATAATTGGTCAAAATTTGCCAATAATGCAGGCGGTGATATCCGCATCAACCGGTCAACCAATATTGGTCTGATCAATTTCGAAGCGGATTTCACAAATGATGGGAGCATTTCAATTGGTGACGCTTATGATGTCGGAGTTTACGGATTGGTAAACCGGGGAACTTTTAAGAATAACGCCGGCTCTCAAATACATATTGATAGAAGCAGTGATACCGGTCTTTACAATTATTCCATTGGTAGCTTTGAAAATGCAGGTGCCTTAACAATTGGCGCCAGCGCGGCAGTCGGTGTTCATGGTATTTTCAACGAAACAATCTTTAAAAACAATGAGGGCGGCCAAATTAAAATCGATCGTACAGCCCTGGCAGCGCTGCGAAATTTCAATGGCACTTTCAGCAATTTTGCATCGATCATTCTTGGGGATCAGGCTAGCCTGGGAACTTACGGCATTCGTAATCAGGCAACTTTTGATAATAATTCAGCCGGTCAGATTATGGTGAACAATGCTGCGCAAGGAATTTTCGCAGAAGAAAAAACTTTTACAAATCATGGAACGGTCACCATCGGACAAACAACAGCCATTGCAGATTTGATCACACAGCAGGGCACCGGTATTTTTTCCAATAGTGACGGAGGCATTCTCAAAGGGACTGGCGCAGTTGCCGGCAATGCCCTACAGCATGCTGGCGGAACATTGTCGCCAGGTTATTCTCCAGGCATCATCACATTTACCGGAGATCAGGATTTCACCAGCAGTATAATGGATTTTGAAATTAGCGGGCCTGGCACTCCCGGGGTAAACTTTGATCAGATTATTGTGAACGGTACAGCAACACTCGGAGGAACATTAAATCTTAGTTCAGCCTATGTGCCTGATAAAAATGATGAAATTATTCTCCTGAGTGCCACTTCGATATCGGGCACCTTCGGTATGGTTTCCGGACAATCTGAAAAATGGCAGATTATTTACACAGAAAATACGGTAAAACTTCGGTACTTCGACCCACTTCCTGTAACGTTGATCAATTTCACGACCCGTGCTTTCAGAAGAACAGTAAGACTTGATTGGCAAACCACCAGCGAAACTAATAACTCAGGATTTTACATCGAACGCAGCATAAATGCGCGACAATGGGAAGAGATAGGTTTCCTTAAAGGCAATGGCACGGCAATGGGAATAAGAAGCTACATGTTTGATGACAATTCGCCAAAAGGCGGTATCAACTACTACCGCCTACGGCAGGTCGACCTGGACGGCACAATGGAATATTCACATATAAGCGCCTGCAAAGTCTCTAAAACCAGCGACGAACTGGTCATTTGGGCTGATGCTTCACGTACCGCCCATATCATAACGGATAGCCCAATTCAGCGGGTTACGGTTATGAGCCTTTCTGGCCAGGTGATAGCCAGGTCGTCTGAATCAACAACACTGGATCTTTCCGGTGGACCTTCCGGTATTGTGCTGATACAGGTCTGGACCGAAGGCGAGGTTATCACACGTAAAGTGATTTTACAGTAA
- a CDS encoding helix-turn-helix domain-containing protein, producing MGEIAYQLGFKYQQHFTRLFKKMTGVTSK from the coding sequence ATGGGCGAAATTGCCTACCAACTGGGATTTAAATATCAACAACACTTTACACGGCTCTTCAAAAAAATGACCGGAGTTACTTCCAAATGA
- a CDS encoding putative quinol monooxygenase, which yields MKIILGILLFSATMTNAQTMMVRISEIEILPEYWADYNAILKKEAAASVEKEKGVVAIFPMSIKQEPTQIRIVEIYADSSAYQAHLKTPHFQHYKTTTLKMVKALKLVDMYALDPKTMSAIFKKLE from the coding sequence ATGAAAATTATACTTGGCATACTGCTTTTTAGCGCGACGATGACGAATGCACAAACGATGATGGTACGGATCTCTGAAATCGAAATCCTGCCGGAATACTGGGCCGACTATAATGCCATTCTGAAAAAAGAGGCGGCAGCATCTGTCGAAAAAGAGAAAGGCGTGGTGGCCATTTTTCCAATGAGTATCAAGCAAGAGCCAACCCAGATCAGGATCGTAGAGATCTACGCCGACAGCTCAGCCTATCAGGCGCATCTAAAGACCCCGCATTTTCAACATTACAAGACAACTACCCTCAAAATGGTAAAGGCCTTAAAGCTGGTTGATATGTATGCCCTTGATCCTAAAACGATGTCAGCAATTTTTAAAAAACTGGAATAG
- a CDS encoding cyclophilin-like fold protein: protein MILLFGLFLVIGSIACKTDEPTIASPNLENNNENTIDTMSNRLKIKIGSKTFHAMLLDNATVTAFKARLPLTISMSELNGNEKLYNFPANLPTNASNPGTINTGDLMIYSSNVLVLFYKSFATSYSYTRLGRIADPSGLEAALAASAAGAGNVTVTFELE from the coding sequence ATGATACTGCTGTTTGGACTTTTTTTAGTAATAGGAAGTATAGCCTGTAAAACAGATGAGCCGACCATTGCCAGTCCGAATTTGGAGAACAACAATGAAAATACCATTGATACAATGAGCAACCGGCTAAAAATCAAGATTGGCTCAAAAACGTTTCATGCCATGCTCCTTGACAATGCCACAGTCACTGCTTTTAAAGCAAGGCTGCCGTTGACGATTTCCATGAGCGAGCTAAACGGAAACGAGAAGCTTTATAATTTCCCTGCAAACCTGCCAACCAATGCCTCAAATCCAGGAACGATAAATACCGGTGATTTAATGATTTACAGTTCCAATGTGCTTGTACTGTTCTACAAAAGCTTTGCAACATCGTATTCGTACACCAGACTAGGGAGAATAGCAGATCCTTCCGGGCTTGAAGCAGCATTAGCGGCATCGGCTGCCGGTGCCGGGAATGTGACAGTGACATTTGAGTTGGAGTAA
- a CDS encoding DapH/DapD/GlmU-related protein — MNNQLIEADIFERIQAGKPIRKDDPEYGKFGEVVSRTIRLCVQMNAEANGLDDVRKWLGEIIGTEIDDSTTIFPPFYTNFGQSIRLGKNIFINHACSFLDIGGITIEDDVQIGPRVNLTSENHPLNPADRKTLLLGSILIKRNAWIGAGATILPGVTIGENAVVAAGAVVSRDVAPNTVVAGIPAKVVKQIQ, encoded by the coding sequence ATGAATAATCAATTAATAGAAGCAGATATTTTCGAACGGATACAGGCTGGCAAACCAATCCGGAAAGATGATCCCGAATACGGAAAGTTTGGTGAAGTGGTTTCCCGGACCATCAGGCTTTGTGTTCAAATGAATGCCGAAGCAAATGGTCTGGATGATGTCCGTAAGTGGTTAGGGGAGATCATAGGAACTGAGATAGACGATTCTACAACCATATTTCCTCCCTTTTATACCAATTTCGGCCAGTCGATTCGCCTTGGTAAAAACATTTTTATCAACCATGCCTGCTCATTTTTGGATATTGGCGGGATCACCATTGAAGATGACGTACAAATCGGCCCTAGGGTCAACCTTACATCCGAAAATCATCCGCTAAATCCCGCAGACCGGAAGACATTGCTGCTTGGCTCGATTCTTATCAAAAGAAATGCGTGGATCGGGGCAGGTGCAACGATACTGCCAGGGGTTACCATTGGAGAGAATGCAGTGGTAGCAGCCGGTGCGGTAGTAAGCCGCGACGTAGCACCCAATACCGTCGTTGCAGGAATTCCTGCGAAAGTTGTAAAGCAGATTCAGTAA
- a CDS encoding (2Fe-2S)-binding protein, producing MDKYKSRDKPERVDSHESRRDFLKTSSILTAIAVAPATVAKAAEYNLGEKISTAFETTPVNLTVNGVKKQLSVEPRSTLLDVLREQLDLTGTKKGCDYGQCGACTVHVDGQRVLSCLSLAIMQEGKQVTTIEGIAKGDELHPMQKAFIKHDGFQCGYCTPGQIMSGIACINEGHANSKEDIKEFMSGNICRCGAYPNIVKAIQEVKNGGQQS from the coding sequence ATGGACAAATATAAATCAAGAGATAAGCCTGAAAGGGTAGATAGTCACGAATCCCGACGGGACTTTTTGAAAACGTCTTCTATTTTGACTGCCATTGCCGTCGCTCCCGCTACGGTTGCCAAAGCAGCGGAGTATAATTTGGGAGAAAAAATCAGTACGGCATTTGAAACAACTCCTGTAAACCTGACCGTCAATGGTGTGAAAAAGCAGTTATCCGTGGAACCACGTTCGACGCTTTTGGATGTACTTCGTGAGCAACTGGATTTGACCGGGACCAAAAAAGGATGCGATTATGGGCAATGCGGTGCATGCACGGTGCATGTGGACGGCCAGCGCGTGCTATCCTGCCTGAGCCTGGCGATAATGCAAGAAGGCAAACAGGTTACTACCATTGAAGGGATTGCCAAAGGCGACGAGCTGCACCCAATGCAAAAGGCATTTATCAAACACGACGGTTTCCAATGCGGTTACTGCACGCCCGGCCAGATTATGTCCGGGATTGCCTGCATTAACGAAGGTCATGCAAATAGCAAAGAGGATATCAAGGAATTTATGAGCGGCAACATCTGTCGCTGCGGGGCATATCCCAACATTGTGAAGGCGATTCAGGAAGTTAAAAACGGAGGGCAACAATCATGA
- a CDS encoding FAD binding domain-containing protein, producing MIQFQYERASTTKAAVSALANNANAKIIAGGTNLVDLMKRNVMAPTKLVDINALPLRNIKQQNGKVIIGALALNSQVADDKLILEKHPLLSKALNAGASAQIRNMATVGGNIMQRTRCSYFYDTALPCNKREPGSGCGALEGVNRMHGIFGTSEQCIAVHPSDMCVALVALDATVVVSGPKGERRIPFEDFHRLPGSQPEKDNTMQKDELIISVEIPDNAFSKNTHYFKVRDRASYAFALVSVAAALDMDGKTIKEARLAMGGVAHKPWRLKEAEKALAGRPANEETFRRAAEIAMQGAKAYKHNAFKLQLGSNVIVEALKNAAGIV from the coding sequence ATGATACAGTTTCAATACGAACGCGCATCAACAACGAAAGCGGCGGTAAGCGCGCTGGCCAACAATGCCAATGCCAAAATCATAGCGGGAGGTACGAACCTGGTTGATCTGATGAAACGCAACGTAATGGCTCCCACAAAACTGGTTGACATTAACGCCCTTCCACTCAGAAACATCAAGCAGCAGAACGGTAAGGTCATCATTGGAGCACTGGCGCTCAATAGCCAGGTGGCCGATGACAAACTGATCCTGGAAAAACATCCGTTGCTTTCAAAGGCATTAAATGCCGGGGCATCTGCACAAATCAGAAATATGGCAACCGTCGGAGGTAATATCATGCAGCGCACAAGGTGTTCTTATTTTTATGACACGGCGCTTCCCTGTAATAAGCGAGAGCCCGGCAGCGGCTGTGGTGCTTTGGAAGGTGTGAACCGGATGCATGGAATTTTTGGGACGAGTGAACAATGCATTGCTGTGCACCCGAGTGATATGTGCGTGGCTTTGGTGGCACTGGACGCCACTGTTGTCGTTTCAGGACCGAAGGGAGAAAGGCGCATCCCATTTGAAGACTTTCACCGCCTACCCGGCAGTCAGCCCGAAAAAGACAATACGATGCAAAAAGACGAGCTGATTATTTCAGTTGAAATTCCCGATAATGCATTCAGCAAAAACACCCATTATTTCAAGGTTCGCGACCGTGCTTCTTATGCTTTCGCGTTGGTTTCGGTAGCGGCGGCGCTAGATATGGATGGTAAAACCATCAAAGAAGCCAGGCTTGCCATGGGCGGTGTGGCTCACAAACCCTGGCGACTGAAGGAGGCTGAAAAAGCACTTGCCGGAAGACCGGCCAACGAAGAAACATTCAGGCGGGCGGCTGAAATTGCCATGCAAGGGGCGAAGGCCTATAAACACAATGCCTTCAAATTACAGCTGGGCTCGAATGTGATTGTGGAAGCATTAAAAAATGCTGCGGGCATTGTGTAG